A single genomic interval of Myxosarcina sp. GI1 harbors:
- a CDS encoding group II intron maturase-specific domain-containing protein produces the protein MVIHKNLEVIQKCQELISKWLTDIGLELKPEKTRIAHTLIPEQSEDGIAGFDFLGYNIRQYPVGRHKSATNSQGRKLGFVTLIKPSKHTCKKHQQSIKTAIKKHKHSSQIDLINELNPIIRGWCNYFSFSDAKVTRTFSKQDKLIFQKLRALGVYRFKKKGLKGFYQEYYRKIGKRNWVFATKGANPLILLTHDEFSCSSNKLVKVRGDKSPYDGDLVYWSTRMGRNPELPNNKALLLKKQKGKCNWCGLYFRNGDLLEKDHILATALGGKNDFSNYQLLHGGKCHNEKTAIDLTKIRDKRASDFIKELFLEWSKVKFTWINDIPVLVES, from the coding sequence TTGGTCATACATAAAAACCTTGAGGTAATCCAAAAGTGCCAAGAATTAATCTCCAAATGGTTAACTGACATTGGCTTAGAACTAAAACCAGAAAAAACCCGAATCGCCCACACTCTAATCCCTGAGCAAAGCGAAGATGGGATAGCAGGTTTCGACTTTCTTGGATATAACATTCGACAATATCCTGTCGGCAGACACAAATCTGCAACCAATTCTCAAGGTCGAAAACTAGGTTTTGTTACACTTATCAAACCCTCTAAACATACTTGCAAAAAGCATCAACAAAGCATAAAGACAGCCATTAAGAAGCATAAGCATTCTTCGCAAATTGACCTAATCAATGAGCTAAACCCAATCATCAGGGGATGGTGCAACTACTTTAGCTTCAGTGATGCCAAAGTAACAAGAACATTTTCAAAGCAAGATAAACTTATCTTCCAGAAATTAAGAGCTTTAGGGGTTTACCGATTCAAAAAGAAAGGACTCAAAGGATTCTATCAAGAGTACTATCGAAAAATCGGGAAAAGAAACTGGGTATTCGCCACTAAGGGAGCGAACCCCCTTATTCTACTCACTCACGATGAATTTAGTTGTAGTTCAAATAAACTTGTAAAAGTGAGAGGCGATAAAAGTCCGTATGACGGCGACCTAGTTTACTGGAGTACCAGAATGGGTAGAAATCCAGAACTACCCAACAACAAAGCCCTGCTGCTTAAAAAGCAAAAAGGGAAATGTAACTGGTGCGGACTTTACTTCCGTAATGGAGATTTGTTAGAAAAAGACCACATTTTAGCTACCGCATTAGGTGGCAAGAATGATTTCTCCAACTACCAATTACTACACGGTGGAAAATGTCACAACGAAAAAACAGCAATCGACCTTACCAAAATCAGAGATAAAAGAGCCTCAGACTTCATCAAGGAATTGTTTCTTGAATGGTCTAAGGTCAAATTCACCTGGATAAATGACATCCCTGTTTTGGTTGAAAGCTGA